The sequence GCGGCACCTCGATGTGGATGTCAATGCGGTCGAGCATCGGCCCGGAGATGCGCTTTTGGTAACGGGTGATGACCTGGTTCGAGCAGGTACACTCTTTGATGGAATCGCCCGCGTAGCCACACGGGCATGGATTCATGGCCGCAATCAGTTGAAAATTAGCCGGGAAGGTCAGTGAGCCTTGCGCCCGTGAGATTGTGACATGCTTATCTTCGAGGGGCTGGCGCATGACTTCGAGTACGCGGCTACCAAATTCGGGAAACTCATCGAGAAAGAGTACGCCGCGGTGTGCCAGCGAAATTTCCCCCGGCGAGGGCCAGTTGCCGCCGCCCACCAACCCGGCGTGCGAGATGGTATGATGCGGTGCACGGAATGGCCGCTGTTGGATGAGCGGTACATCGGCTGGGAGTTGATCGGCGATAGAGTAGATGCGGGTGACATCCAGGGCTTCGTCGATGCTCATGTGGGGCAGGACCCCAGGCAGGGCGCGCGCCAACAAGGTTTTACCAGACCCCGGAGGCCCAACCATCAGAAGATTATGCCCCCCGGCTGCGGAAACTTCGAGGGCGCGTTTGACCTGCTCTTGCCCTTTGACTTCTTTAAAATCGGTGATGGGGATGATGTTGGCGCTCCCCTCGGAGGCAGAATCCATGTTCGGGGATAACTGCACCCCACCTGTGAAGTGGTCCCGCAGTGCCGTCAGCGAGGGAACAGGAATCACATCCATATCCGGGATCAGCGCGGCTTCTGGTGCATCCACCTCGGGAACAAATATCCGTTTAAAGCCTTCTGCGCGTGCTAAAGCGGCCATCGGTAAAACCCCGCGCACATGACGTACACTCCCATCCAGCGAGAGCTCGCCGATCATCATGGCCTTCTCAACAGCCTGCGCTGGAATTTGGCGGCTGGCGACCAGTACCCCCACCGCAATCGGTAGATCGTAAGCTGGGCCTGCCTTGCGCACTGAAGCCGGAGCCAGATTAACAGTAAGTCGCTTGCGCGGGAATTCCAGCCCTGAGTTTTTGATGGCAGCCTGGACGCGCTCGCGGCTTTCTTGCACGGCGGCATCGGGCAGGCCGACGATGGTGATATGCGGCATCCCACGGCTGGCATCCACTTCCACTTCGACGACCACGCCATCCAAACCAATTACAGCGCAAGAAAATATTCGTGCAAGCATGGCTACAGTTTAGATGTTGGGCGTCCGAATGTCAATAGCAGGTTGCAATTTCGGAACAAAATGCAATTTGATTTAATTAATCCCTCCGAGATTTTCAAAATCTCGGAGGGATGTGGTTTCATTTGTGCTAAAATACAACTACCATGCAAGCACAACAACCCCCACGCAACCCTGTTACGCAACGGACGCACCGCAAAGAAAGCCTGTGGCAAATTTGGCTGCCACTCTCCCTGGGCGTTTTGATGATCCTTGGGCTGGCGGTCTGGTCGCTGATTGTGGCCGCTGGCGGCGGCAATGTCAGTCAGCCCGCCGATGCTTCGCTGATACTTGTGCTATGTCCGTCGATCTTGATGGCTGTAATCCCCCTGGCGCTGGTGGGTGGGTTGGCCTATGGCACAGGCTATTTGGTGAAGATACTGCCTCCCAAAATGTTAATAGTGCAATACTTCTTCACCCGTATCGAAGAAGGCACGCATCGTGCAGCCGACAAACTGGCCGAACCTTCCCTGAAACTGGGTAGTTTTTCAGCCGCCTGGCGCGCTTTCCGCTCGGTTTTCAAAAAATAGCTAATTTAAATTTCCAGAAAGAAGCCAGGAAATCAGGAAAAAACTTGTGGCTGCCTGTTTTCTACATAGATATTTGATAATTGTCTAAGGGCAAAAAATGCAATGACTACTCCAAATTCAACCCCTGAATCCAATCCAAAATCCAAAATCCTGCTCATCGGCGCGCTCATCGGGGCGCTGACGGGTCTTGGAGCGGCTCATTTACTGCTCCAACGTGCCGAAGACGAAGGCCTGAATTTGAGCGCCGGTGAAGGCGTAAAACTGGGCGTTACCGTCTTTAGCTTTTTGCGCCAGATCACCCAACTGGGCTAAATTTATGCGCTCGCTGGCGGAATTGAAATGTGTTCCTTGCCGCGGCGGGGAACCGGCGCTTTCGGAACGGGAGATCAAGGAACTCCACCGTTTATTGCCAGAATGGCAAGTTGTGGAGCGGGAAGGAATCCAGCGGTTGGCGCGAGATTTCAAGTTTGGGGATTTTGCCCAGGCATTGGCCTTCACCAACCAGATTGGCGAACTTGCCGAAACAGAGGATCACCACCCGGCGCTGTTGACAGAGTGGGGGCGTGTTACTGTAACCTGGTGGACTCACGTAATTGGAGGATTGCACCGCAACGATTTCATCATGGCTGCGCGTTGCAGTCAAGCGTATTCGTAGGCCTTTCGCGTTCGCTGTTTAGGATGGCCTTTCCCCAAAATACTGATAATAAGTCACTTCGATATTGGCATTAAACAACTTGCGCACGCGGTCGGGTCGGGCGCGCTTGAAATAATCGGGGAATTTTTTGTCGCCGGTCAGTATATAGATTGACCAGCCTGTTTTCTTCTTGAAAGTCTTGTGTAATGAAATATATATCTGGTTGAGTTCCTGGAATGCCCCCATTTTGACACCATAGGGTGGATTAGAGATGAGGATGCCATTGGGCTTATCAATCCATAAATCTTTGATGTCTTTTTGCTCGAAGACAATATTTTTCCCTACTCCGGCTTTTTTGGCATTTACCTTGCTCGCCCGGATGGCTTCTTCGTCAATATCGTAGCCGAAGATTTGCAATTCGCTTTCCTGATCCATCGCTGAACGCGCCGCGTTGCGCGCCCGCACCCATGCCACATGCGGAATCCCCGGCCAGCGCTCGGATGCAAATTTACGGTTGAGGCCGGGCGCCATATTGCGGGCGATCATGGCGGCTTCAATCAAAATCGTCCCGGAGCCACACATGGGGTCTATCAGCAGGCGTTCTTTATTATAGAAACTGAGTTGCACCAGCGCGGCTGCCAAAGTCTCTTTGAGCGCAGCTTCCCCTGTGAGGGTGCGATACCCGCGTTTGTGCAGACCCACACCGGAGGTGTCAATGGTCAGCGTGGCAATGTCTTTCAACATGGAAATCTTAATCGTAAATTCCGGCCCGGTTTCGTCGAACCATTCCACCCGATAAGCCTTCTTGAGCCGCTCCACAACAGATTTTTTGGTGATGGCCTGACAGGCGCGCACGCTGCCCAGTTTCGATTTGACTGCCGTGCCAGTTACCGTAAATTGACCATCTTGCGTGATCCAGTTTTCCCAGGGCAGTGTTTTGATTTGCTCAAAAAGCTCATCAAAGGTCTCTGCCCGAAATTCGCCCATTTTTAGCAACACGCGGTCGGCGCTGCGCAGCCATAAATTGGCGCGTGGAATTTCATCGGGCGTAGCTGTGAATTCTATTTTTCCATTCGACACATTCGACACATCGAAGCCCAAAGCCTGTACTTCGCGCTTAACAATTGCTTCAAGCCCGAACGATGTGGTTGCAATCAGGGTAATCTTATCCATAGCTTTTATTGTAACGCACTATGCGCTTCCTGCGGGGGTTCCAACCACCTGGCCGCGCCCATTCTTCTTGGCCTGGTAAACGCGCTGATCGGCAGTTTCTATCAGCGCCTCGAGTTGGTCGGCGTCGTTTGGGAAATAGGCAATTCCCGCGCTGAAAGAAAGCTTCAGCGGCGGATCGTGTAAAACTGGCTCCGAACGGAAGTGGTTTAAAATGCGCTGTATCAGAATGATCGCATTAACGCTATTCATGCCCGGTAAAATCAGGATGAACTCATCTCCCCCATAGCGAAAGAGCAAATCGTTGACGCGAATGCTGTATAACACCCGCTGGACAAATGCCACCAAAAACTCATCGCCGCGGATATGCCCAAAGCGGTCGTTAACTTCCTTGAACCAATCCAGGTCTATGAATACCAGGGCCAGCGAGTGCTCATAGAGGCGGGCGCGCTCGATTTCTTCACCCAAACGGGCATCAAAAGTTTGGCGGGTTAGCGCGCCGGTCAGCGGATCGTGCAGGCCGGTATCGATGGTATTCTGCTCCGGCGCCTGGATTTCGCGCAAGCGTGAACTGAGCAAACGCATAAGTTCAATCGAAAATTCGGGCAAGCGCGGTAATAACGCCTGAAATGCTTCCTGGCTAAGCGATTTGAGCCGCGCGGGATGAATGGCGACCGCGGTCGCCATACGCGGCAACTCTTCGAGCAAGGCCATCTCCCCGATGATTTCACCCGCATAGCGGAAAGCCAGCAGCCGCGGATTAGCGAGATCGCCCTGAAGAATAGCCAATACGCCCGATTCAACCCAGTACATGGCGTGACCAATATCGTTTTCCTTTAACAGAATTTCACCGGGCTTTAGATCAGGCCCCGCTTCTGCGTTGATGCTCAATGAGTTAAAAGCAACCCCAATCGGCGATAAATCGCTGGGGATGGGATTATTCTTTTGGATGCGTTCGTAGACGCTCTGTAATTTTTGGAGCACACTCTCGGAGATGAAATCTGCTGCTGGCATAAAGAACTCCTGGAAACTGATTTTTTTCTGTGCACTAATTATGGCTTACGTTTATCCACAAATCGGGGAGTCATAGGGACTACGTTGGGACTTGACAAGCTTCCAAAGAATTGCTATTATAAAAACGAACGTTCGTTCATTTTATACCAGGATGATGTATGACTCAAGATATTACCAAAGGTGAGCTTACCCGCGAGAGCATTATTCAGGCGGCACATACTTTGTTTGTGCGCCAGGGCTATCATGGTACATCCATGCGCCAGATTGCCGAAGAAGCCGGGATTGCTGTCGGCGGGATTTACAATCATTTCTCCGGCAAAGAAGATATTTTCGAGGCCGTTTTTTTGGCCTACCATCCATACCACGATGTACTGCCCGCCATCGAACAGGCCCAGGGCCAAACCGTCGAAGAATTTGTGCGCAGTGCCGCCGAACAAATGTTGGCCGCGCTCAAGAGCCGACCGCACTTCCTCAACCTGATGTTCATCGAAATCGTCGAGTTTAAAAATATCCACACACAGGAGCTTTTCGCCGAGCTATTGCCGTATGAAATCACTGTTCTCGCCAAAGTTCTACCGCCCGAGAGCAACTTGCGTCCTATTCCCATTCCGATGATCATCCGCACTTTTGTGGGTTTGTTCATTTCCTATCATCTTACGGATGTCATCATGGGATCGTCTGCCCCGCCTGAATTCCGTGAAAATGATGTCGAATATTTTGTCGATATTTATTTGCACGGCATTATAGCAGATGGTGGGTAGTCAAACTGTATAACTTGCCAACCTGTAACTT is a genomic window of Chloroflexota bacterium containing:
- a CDS encoding YifB family Mg chelatase-like AAA ATPase, which codes for MLARIFSCAVIGLDGVVVEVEVDASRGMPHITIVGLPDAAVQESRERVQAAIKNSGLEFPRKRLTVNLAPASVRKAGPAYDLPIAVGVLVASRQIPAQAVEKAMMIGELSLDGSVRHVRGVLPMAALARAEGFKRIFVPEVDAPEAALIPDMDVIPVPSLTALRDHFTGGVQLSPNMDSASEGSANIIPITDFKEVKGQEQVKRALEVSAAGGHNLLMVGPPGSGKTLLARALPGVLPHMSIDEALDVTRIYSIADQLPADVPLIQQRPFRAPHHTISHAGLVGGGNWPSPGEISLAHRGVLFLDEFPEFGSRVLEVMRQPLEDKHVTISRAQGSLTFPANFQLIAAMNPCPCGYAGDSIKECTCSNQVITRYQKRISGPMLDRIDIHIEVP
- a CDS encoding 4a-hydroxytetrahydrobiopterin dehydratase, yielding MRSLAELKCVPCRGGEPALSEREIKELHRLLPEWQVVEREGIQRLARDFKFGDFAQALAFTNQIGELAETEDHHPALLTEWGRVTVTWWTHVIGGLHRNDFIMAARCSQAYS
- a CDS encoding class I SAM-dependent RNA methyltransferase, giving the protein MDKITLIATTSFGLEAIVKREVQALGFDVSNVSNGKIEFTATPDEIPRANLWLRSADRVLLKMGEFRAETFDELFEQIKTLPWENWITQDGQFTVTGTAVKSKLGSVRACQAITKKSVVERLKKAYRVEWFDETGPEFTIKISMLKDIATLTIDTSGVGLHKRGYRTLTGEAALKETLAAALVQLSFYNKERLLIDPMCGSGTILIEAAMIARNMAPGLNRKFASERWPGIPHVAWVRARNAARSAMDQESELQIFGYDIDEEAIRASKVNAKKAGVGKNIVFEQKDIKDLWIDKPNGILISNPPYGVKMGAFQELNQIYISLHKTFKKKTGWSIYILTGDKKFPDYFKRARPDRVRKLFNANIEVTYYQYFGERPS
- a CDS encoding GGDEF domain-containing protein → MPAADFISESVLQKLQSVYERIQKNNPIPSDLSPIGVAFNSLSINAEAGPDLKPGEILLKENDIGHAMYWVESGVLAILQGDLANPRLLAFRYAGEIIGEMALLEELPRMATAVAIHPARLKSLSQEAFQALLPRLPEFSIELMRLLSSRLREIQAPEQNTIDTGLHDPLTGALTRQTFDARLGEEIERARLYEHSLALVFIDLDWFKEVNDRFGHIRGDEFLVAFVQRVLYSIRVNDLLFRYGGDEFILILPGMNSVNAIILIQRILNHFRSEPVLHDPPLKLSFSAGIAYFPNDADQLEALIETADQRVYQAKKNGRGQVVGTPAGSA
- a CDS encoding TetR/AcrR family transcriptional regulator, coding for MTQDITKGELTRESIIQAAHTLFVRQGYHGTSMRQIAEEAGIAVGGIYNHFSGKEDIFEAVFLAYHPYHDVLPAIEQAQGQTVEEFVRSAAEQMLAALKSRPHFLNLMFIEIVEFKNIHTQELFAELLPYEITVLAKVLPPESNLRPIPIPMIIRTFVGLFISYHLTDVIMGSSAPPEFRENDVEYFVDIYLHGIIADGG